In Dama dama isolate Ldn47 chromosome 9, ASM3311817v1, whole genome shotgun sequence, the following proteins share a genomic window:
- the C9H5orf15 gene encoding keratinocyte-associated transmembrane protein 2 — protein sequence MAAAARGRMRGAEQANLPPRPGVQVPGGLARPLVLALLLASAIMPSVLSQTDSWSQPVLKSDVSTPNTNALTKENQTTPSTSRISTTLTPTTSTEKSGAASVAPRPSPTTALFQEEVDNNEDPSIEEEDLLTLNSSPSTAKDTLDNGDYGEPDYDWTTSPRDDESSEALEENRGYMEIEQSERPFKTPPSNIEEEDSHFFFHLIIFAFCIAIVYITYHNKRKIFLLVQSRKWRDGFCSKTVEYHRLDQNVNEAMPSLKITNDYIF from the exons ATGGCTGCCGCCGCCCGGGGGAGGATGCGCGGCGCCGAGCAAGCAAATCTGCCGCCCAGGCCAGGTGTCCAGGTCCCCGGAGGGCTGGCGCGGCCGCTGGTCCTGGCTCTCCTGCTTGCATCCGCCATCATGCCCAGCG TTCTATCACAGACTGATTCATGGAGCCAGCCTGTACTCAAGTCAGATGTTTCTACTCCAAATACGAATGCTTTAACAAAGGAGAACCAAACCACACCTTCTACTTCCCGAATCAGCACCACTCTCACTCCCACAACTAGCACAGAAAAAAGTGGAGCGGCGTCCGTGGCCCCTCGCCCCTCGCCTACTACTGCTCTGTTCCAAGAGGAAGTTGATAACAATGAAGATCCTAGCATAGAGGAGGAGGATCTTCTCACACTGAACAGTTCTCCGTCCACTGCCAAAGACACTCTGGACAACGGGGATTATGGAGAACCAGACTATGACTGGACCACCAGCCCCCGGGATGATGAGTCCAGTGAAGCCTTGGAAGAAAACAGGGGCTACATGGAAATTGAACAGTCAGAGAGACCTTTTAAAACCCCACCCTCAAATATAGAAGAGGAAGatagccatttctttttccaccttattatttttgctttttgtattgCTATTGTTTATATTACATATCACAACAAAAGGAAG ATTTTCCTTCTGGTTCAAAGCAGGAAATGGCGTGATGGTTTTTGTTCCAAAACAGTGGAATATCATCGTCTCGACCAGAATGTTAATGAAGCAATGCCTTCTCTGAAGATTACcaatgattatatattttaa